One Candidatus Kinetoplastibacterium oncopeltii TCC290E genomic region harbors:
- the yidD gene encoding membrane protein insertion efficiency factor YidD — MQNLLIILIKLYKYLISPLIGNQCRFNPSCSTYAIDAINKHGNIKGVYLTILRILRCNPFSKGGDDKIP, encoded by the coding sequence ATGCAAAACTTACTAATTATACTTATTAAACTTTATAAGTATTTAATAAGTCCTTTGATTGGAAACCAATGCAGATTTAATCCATCATGTTCAACATATGCTATAGATGCTATAAATAAACATGGGAATATTAAAGGAGTTTATCTAACTATTCTACGCATCTTAAGATGCAATCCATTCTCCAAGGGTGGAGATGACAAAATACCTTAA